From Vigna unguiculata cultivar IT97K-499-35 chromosome 5, ASM411807v1, whole genome shotgun sequence, the proteins below share one genomic window:
- the LOC114185095 gene encoding probable leucine-rich repeat receptor-like protein kinase At1g35710 isoform X2: MVSIKILSQLACFCQILYLASTATSVTIVDETVDVAENSEANALLKWKQSLDTTSQDILSTWKVVTPCKWEGIHCNNSNSISTIDLANYGLIGSLSSLSAHHNRFTGPVPISLKNCASLSRLRLEGNQLEGDISQDFGVYPNLEYIDLSDNKFYGQISPNWGKCPDLDTLKISNNNISGGIPVELAEATKLGKLHLSSNHLKGNIPKELGNTKSLIELKISHNHLSGDIPKEIGSLQILEQLDLGDNQLSGTIPVEVVELPKLRNLTLSNNKINGNIPLEFRQLQPLEYLDLSGNLLTGTIPRQLGAVIKLNCLNLSRNNLSGSIPSSFDGMSNLVSVNISYNRLEGPLPKNRAFLRSSIESLKNNTGLCGNVTGLMLCPTNRNEKKRKGVVLILILMLGALALVLCGVGVSMYILCRKARKKEAEAKRKEASENALSEEVFSVWSRDGKIMFETIIEATNNFNDKYLIGVGGQANVYRVEFPSGEVYAVKKLHLEADGEKPNFKAFENEIQALTEIRHRNIVKLCGFCSHPRFTFLVYKFMEGGSLDQMLSNEKKAFAFDWEKRVNVVKGVANALSYMHHDCSPPIIHRDISSKNVLLDSQYEEARVTDFGTAKILKPGCSWTTFEGTLGYAAPEFAQTMEVTEKCDVFSFGVLCLEIIMGKHPGDLISSLLSSSSAAITHNLLLVDVIDQRPSHPHESVVGDVILVSNLAFSCLSENPSSRPTMDQVSKTLMMGKSSLPAELPMIRLGQLL, translated from the exons ATGGTATCCATAAAGATTCTATCACAACTTGCTTGTTTCTGCCAAATCCTTTATTTGGCCTCTACTGCCACCTCAGTCACTATTGTTGATGAAACTGTAGATGTAGCTGAGAACAGTGAAGCCAATGCACTGTTAAAGTGGAAACAAAGCCTTGACACAACCAGCCAAGATATCTTGTCAACATGGAAAGTTGTTACACCATGCAAATGGGAAGGAATTCATTGTAACAACTCCAACTCCATCTCCACCATAGATCTTGCAAATTATGGTCTCATAG GGTCCCTAAGCTCCCTTAGTGCTCACCACAACCGTTTCACCGGTCCAGTTCCAATAAGCTTGAAGAACTGTGCTAGTCTTAGTAGACTCAGGTTGGAAGGGAACCAATTGGAAGGAGATATATCACAAGATTTTGGTGTATATCCAAATTTGGAATACATTGATTTGAGCGACAACAAGTTTTACGGCCAAATTTCACCAAACTGGGGGAAGTGTCCTGATCTTGATACCTTAAAGATATCCAACAATAACATTTCTGGTGGTATACCAGTCGAACTTGCTGAGGCAACCAAACTTGGCAAGCTTCACCTTTCTTCTAACCACTTGAAGGGAAACATTCCAAAGGAATTAGGGAATACGAAATCGCTAATTGAACTCAAGATTAGCCACAACCATCTTTCAGGAGACATTCCCAAAGAAATTGGGTCACTGCAAATTCTTGAACAATTGGATCTTGGAGATAACCAGTTGAGTGGAACAATACCAGTAGAAGTTGTAGAGTTGCCTAAGTTACGAAACTTGACTTTGagcaataataaaataaacggAAATATCCCGTTGGAGTTTCGACAACTTCAGCCTCTTGAATATCTTGATCTTAGTGGGAATTTGTTGACTGGAACAATACCAAGACAACTTGGAGCGGTGATTAAACTGAACTGTTTGAATCTCTCTCGCAACAATCTTTCTGGAAGTATTCCGTCCAGTTTTGACGGCATGTCAAATTTGGTTTCTGTCAACATATCATACAATCGGTTAGAAGGGCCACTTCCCAAAAATCGAGCCTTTCTTAGGTCTTCCATtgaatcattgaaaaataaCACAGGTTTGTGTGGGAACGTCACTGGGTTGATGCTTTGCCCAACCAACCGCAATGAAAAGAAGCGCAAGGGCGTTGTTCTGATATTAATTCTCATGTTGGGTGCACTTGCGTTAGTATTGTGTGGGGTGGGTGTTTCAATGTATATTCTTTGTCGAAAAGCAAGGAAGAAAGAAGCCGAAGCTAAAAGGAAAGAAGCATCAGAAAATGCACTGTCTGAAGAAGTGTTTTCCGTTTGGAGTCGTGATggaaaaattatgtttgaaacTATCATTGAAGCTACGaacaattttaatgacaaatatCTCATAGGGGTCGGAGGTCAGGCAAATGTTTACAGGGTTGAGTTCCCCTCAGGTGAGGTCTATGCGGTGAAGAAACTTCATCTAGAAGCAGACGGAGAGAAGCCTAATTTTAAAGCTTTTGAGAATGAAATTCAAGCTTTGACCGAAATCAGGCACCGTAATATTGTAAAGCTCTGCGGGTTTTGCTCACATCCACGATTCACATTCTTGGTTTACAAGTTCATGGAAGGGGGTAGCTTGGATCAAATGCTAAGCAATGAGAAAAAAGCATTTGCATTTGATTGGGAAAAGAGGGTGAATGTGGTTAAAGGTGTGGCCAATGCTTTGTCCTACATGCATCATGATTGCTCACCTCCAATAATCCATCGTGACATATCGAGCAAGAATGTTCTTCTGGATTCACAGTACGAGGAAGCTCGTGTCACTGATTTTGGAACAGCTAAGATTCTAAAGCCTGGTTGCTCTTGGACAACGTTTGAAGGCACCTTAGGGTATGCAGCTCCAG AGTTTGCCCAAACTATGGAAGTGACTGAGAAATGTGATGTGTTCAGTTTTGGAGTGCTTTGTCTAGAAATCATCATGGGGAAACACCCGGGGGATCTGATTTCTTCGTTGTTATCTTCATCTTCAGCAGCAATAACTCATAATTTGCTACTAGTTGATGTGATAGACCAAAGACCTTCTCATCCTCATGAATCAGTTGTCGGGGATGTCATTTTAGTTTCAAACTTGGCATTTTCTTGCTTGAGTGAGAATCCAAGTTCTCGCCCAACAATGGATCAAGTGTCCAAAACGCTGATGATGGGGAAATCTTCATTACCAGCTGAGTTACCCATGATTAGACTTGGACAACTCCTCTAA
- the LOC114185095 gene encoding MDIS1-interacting receptor like kinase 2-like isoform X1 codes for MVSIKILSQLACFCQILYLASTATSVTIVDETVDVAENSEANALLKWKQSLDTTSQDILSTWKVVTPCKWEGIHCNNSNSISTIDLANYGLIGTLHTLNFSAFPNLLILNIYNNSFYGTIPPQIGNMSTLNVLNLSTNYFNGSIPQQVWTLRSLQGLDLFQCELSGEIPNSIANLSNLSYLDLGFNSFSGHIPSEIGKLHKLEYLAITNNQIFGSIPQEIGMLTNLGFMDLSENSLSGTIPETIGNMSNLSQLYISNNSHLHGPIPSSLWNMSKLTVLNLYGNNHSGSIPASIENLANLDELGLDYNQLSGPIPSTIGKLTKLTYLLLSFNNFSGSIPPSIGNLINLEMLGLESNNLSGTIPATIGNLKRLTYLALSVNKLNGSISQILNNNNKWYFVLLAENDFTGHLPPQICSAGSLSSLSAHHNRFTGPVPISLKNCASLSRLRLEGNQLEGDISQDFGVYPNLEYIDLSDNKFYGQISPNWGKCPDLDTLKISNNNISGGIPVELAEATKLGKLHLSSNHLKGNIPKELGNTKSLIELKISHNHLSGDIPKEIGSLQILEQLDLGDNQLSGTIPVEVVELPKLRNLTLSNNKINGNIPLEFRQLQPLEYLDLSGNLLTGTIPRQLGAVIKLNCLNLSRNNLSGSIPSSFDGMSNLVSVNISYNRLEGPLPKNRAFLRSSIESLKNNTGLCGNVTGLMLCPTNRNEKKRKGVVLILILMLGALALVLCGVGVSMYILCRKARKKEAEAKRKEASENALSEEVFSVWSRDGKIMFETIIEATNNFNDKYLIGVGGQANVYRVEFPSGEVYAVKKLHLEADGEKPNFKAFENEIQALTEIRHRNIVKLCGFCSHPRFTFLVYKFMEGGSLDQMLSNEKKAFAFDWEKRVNVVKGVANALSYMHHDCSPPIIHRDISSKNVLLDSQYEEARVTDFGTAKILKPGCSWTTFEGTLGYAAPEFAQTMEVTEKCDVFSFGVLCLEIIMGKHPGDLISSLLSSSSAAITHNLLLVDVIDQRPSHPHESVVGDVILVSNLAFSCLSENPSSRPTMDQVSKTLMMGKSSLPAELPMIRLGQLL; via the exons ATGGTATCCATAAAGATTCTATCACAACTTGCTTGTTTCTGCCAAATCCTTTATTTGGCCTCTACTGCCACCTCAGTCACTATTGTTGATGAAACTGTAGATGTAGCTGAGAACAGTGAAGCCAATGCACTGTTAAAGTGGAAACAAAGCCTTGACACAACCAGCCAAGATATCTTGTCAACATGGAAAGTTGTTACACCATGCAAATGGGAAGGAATTCATTGTAACAACTCCAACTCCATCTCCACCATAGATCTTGCAAATTATGGTCTCATAGGTACCCTTCACACCCTCAACTTCTCAGCTTTCCCTAACCTACTCATCCTAAATATCTATAACAACTCCTTTTATGGGACCATTCCACCACAAATTGGTAACATGTCCACACTAAATGTTTTGAATCTTTCTACAAATTACTTCAATGGTTCCATCCCTCAGCAAGTGTGGACACTAAGGAGTTTACAAGGCCTTGATCTATTTCAATGTGAACTAAGTGGAGAGATTCCTAATTCCATAGCAAACTTGTCCAACTTGTCATATCTAGATTTAGGCTTCAACAGTTTTTCTGGCCACATTCCATCAGAGATTGGAAAGTTGCACAAGTTAGAGTATCTAGCTATtacaaataatcaaattttcgGTTCCATTCCTCAAGAAATTGGAATGTTGACAAACCTTGGGTTCATGGATTTGTCAGAAAACTCTCTCTCTGGTACTATCCCTGAAACAATAGGTAACATGAGCAATTTAAGTCAACTTTACATTTCTAACAACTCCCACCTACATGGGCCAATCCCATCCTCCTTATGGAACATGTCCAAGTTGACAGTACTCAACCTTTATGGCAATAACCATTCTGGATCAATCCCTGCTTCCATAGAAAATTTGGCCAATTTAGATGAACTTGGACTTGATTACAACCAACTTTCCGGTCCCATTCCTTCCACGATTGGAAAGCTGACAAAGCTTACCTATTTGCTTTTAAGCTTCAACAATTTTTCTGGATCAATTCCTCCCTCTATAGGAAATTTGATCAATTTGGAAATGCTTGGTCTCGAAAGCAACAATCTCTCAGGAACAATCCCTGCCACAATTGGAAATTTGAAAAGGCTAACCTACTTAGCATTGTCCGTCAATAAACTTAATGGCAGTATTTCACAAATCttgaataacaataataaatggTATTTCGTGTTACTTGCTGAGAATGATTTCACAGGCCATTTACCACCTCAAATTTGCTCTGCAGGGTCCCTAAGCTCCCTTAGTGCTCACCACAACCGTTTCACCGGTCCAGTTCCAATAAGCTTGAAGAACTGTGCTAGTCTTAGTAGACTCAGGTTGGAAGGGAACCAATTGGAAGGAGATATATCACAAGATTTTGGTGTATATCCAAATTTGGAATACATTGATTTGAGCGACAACAAGTTTTACGGCCAAATTTCACCAAACTGGGGGAAGTGTCCTGATCTTGATACCTTAAAGATATCCAACAATAACATTTCTGGTGGTATACCAGTCGAACTTGCTGAGGCAACCAAACTTGGCAAGCTTCACCTTTCTTCTAACCACTTGAAGGGAAACATTCCAAAGGAATTAGGGAATACGAAATCGCTAATTGAACTCAAGATTAGCCACAACCATCTTTCAGGAGACATTCCCAAAGAAATTGGGTCACTGCAAATTCTTGAACAATTGGATCTTGGAGATAACCAGTTGAGTGGAACAATACCAGTAGAAGTTGTAGAGTTGCCTAAGTTACGAAACTTGACTTTGagcaataataaaataaacggAAATATCCCGTTGGAGTTTCGACAACTTCAGCCTCTTGAATATCTTGATCTTAGTGGGAATTTGTTGACTGGAACAATACCAAGACAACTTGGAGCGGTGATTAAACTGAACTGTTTGAATCTCTCTCGCAACAATCTTTCTGGAAGTATTCCGTCCAGTTTTGACGGCATGTCAAATTTGGTTTCTGTCAACATATCATACAATCGGTTAGAAGGGCCACTTCCCAAAAATCGAGCCTTTCTTAGGTCTTCCATtgaatcattgaaaaataaCACAGGTTTGTGTGGGAACGTCACTGGGTTGATGCTTTGCCCAACCAACCGCAATGAAAAGAAGCGCAAGGGCGTTGTTCTGATATTAATTCTCATGTTGGGTGCACTTGCGTTAGTATTGTGTGGGGTGGGTGTTTCAATGTATATTCTTTGTCGAAAAGCAAGGAAGAAAGAAGCCGAAGCTAAAAGGAAAGAAGCATCAGAAAATGCACTGTCTGAAGAAGTGTTTTCCGTTTGGAGTCGTGATggaaaaattatgtttgaaacTATCATTGAAGCTACGaacaattttaatgacaaatatCTCATAGGGGTCGGAGGTCAGGCAAATGTTTACAGGGTTGAGTTCCCCTCAGGTGAGGTCTATGCGGTGAAGAAACTTCATCTAGAAGCAGACGGAGAGAAGCCTAATTTTAAAGCTTTTGAGAATGAAATTCAAGCTTTGACCGAAATCAGGCACCGTAATATTGTAAAGCTCTGCGGGTTTTGCTCACATCCACGATTCACATTCTTGGTTTACAAGTTCATGGAAGGGGGTAGCTTGGATCAAATGCTAAGCAATGAGAAAAAAGCATTTGCATTTGATTGGGAAAAGAGGGTGAATGTGGTTAAAGGTGTGGCCAATGCTTTGTCCTACATGCATCATGATTGCTCACCTCCAATAATCCATCGTGACATATCGAGCAAGAATGTTCTTCTGGATTCACAGTACGAGGAAGCTCGTGTCACTGATTTTGGAACAGCTAAGATTCTAAAGCCTGGTTGCTCTTGGACAACGTTTGAAGGCACCTTAGGGTATGCAGCTCCAG AGTTTGCCCAAACTATGGAAGTGACTGAGAAATGTGATGTGTTCAGTTTTGGAGTGCTTTGTCTAGAAATCATCATGGGGAAACACCCGGGGGATCTGATTTCTTCGTTGTTATCTTCATCTTCAGCAGCAATAACTCATAATTTGCTACTAGTTGATGTGATAGACCAAAGACCTTCTCATCCTCATGAATCAGTTGTCGGGGATGTCATTTTAGTTTCAAACTTGGCATTTTCTTGCTTGAGTGAGAATCCAAGTTCTCGCCCAACAATGGATCAAGTGTCCAAAACGCTGATGATGGGGAAATCTTCATTACCAGCTGAGTTACCCATGATTAGACTTGGACAACTCCTCTAA